A genomic segment from Streptomyces sp. NBC_00654 encodes:
- a CDS encoding C40 family peptidase, translated as MPALASHRKPRTKVRTTTPAVGLTTAALASVTLLSTQSATAAPAEPRPGIEEVRKKVDDLYRQAGTATQQYNEAKAASANQRAEVDALLDDVAKRADKVNEARRALGNYAAAQYRTGGIAPTATFFLADDPQAYFDQDQLMDRMTSQQQKAVADFREQQSAAAVKRTEAVKSLETLTESQATLRTSKQSVQTKLTEARTLLSTLTAQEKARLAELEREKKAEARIKAEKLARQQAAAEAEAERKAKEEAAKEPDSGSGTGGGTDTGSGPDSGYAAKAEKVLAFARGQIGKPYVWGATGPASYDCSGLTQAAWKAAGVDLPRTTWDQVKVGTRVATADLRPGDLVFFYDDISHVGIYKGDGMMIHAPKPGANVREESIYYMPIYGSVRPA; from the coding sequence ATGCCGGCCTTGGCCTCGCATCGCAAACCGCGTACGAAGGTGCGCACCACCACTCCCGCCGTCGGGCTGACGACGGCGGCGCTGGCCTCCGTCACGCTGCTCTCCACGCAGAGCGCGACGGCCGCGCCCGCGGAGCCCAGGCCCGGGATCGAGGAGGTCCGGAAGAAGGTCGACGACCTCTACCGGCAGGCGGGCACCGCGACCCAGCAGTACAACGAGGCGAAGGCGGCCTCCGCGAACCAGCGCGCCGAGGTCGACGCCCTGCTCGACGATGTGGCCAAGCGCGCCGACAAGGTCAACGAGGCCCGCCGCGCCCTCGGGAACTACGCGGCGGCGCAGTACCGCACCGGCGGCATCGCGCCCACCGCGACGTTCTTCCTGGCGGACGACCCGCAGGCGTACTTCGACCAGGACCAGCTGATGGACCGGATGACGAGCCAGCAGCAGAAGGCCGTCGCCGACTTCCGCGAGCAGCAGTCCGCGGCGGCGGTCAAGCGCACCGAGGCGGTGAAGAGCCTGGAGACGCTCACCGAGTCGCAGGCCACGCTGCGCACCAGCAAGCAGAGCGTGCAGACCAAGCTGACCGAGGCGCGCACCCTGCTGTCGACGCTGACCGCCCAGGAGAAGGCGCGGCTGGCGGAGCTGGAGCGCGAGAAGAAGGCCGAGGCCAGGATCAAGGCGGAGAAGCTGGCGCGTCAGCAGGCCGCCGCCGAGGCGGAGGCCGAGCGGAAGGCCAAGGAGGAGGCCGCGAAGGAGCCGGACTCCGGGAGCGGCACCGGTGGCGGGACGGACACCGGATCGGGGCCGGACAGCGGCTACGCCGCCAAGGCGGAGAAGGTCCTCGCGTTCGCGCGCGGCCAGATCGGCAAGCCGTACGTCTGGGGCGCGACGGGCCCCGCCTCGTACGACTGCTCCGGGCTGACGCAGGCGGCGTGGAAGGCGGCCGGGGTCGACCTCCCCCGTACGACCTGGGACCAGGTGAAGGTCGGCACCCGGGTGGCCACGGCGGATCTGCGCCCCGGGGACCTGGTCTTCTTCTACGACGACATCAGTCACGTCGGCATCTACAAGGGCGACGGCATGATGATCCACGCGCCGAAGCCGGGCGCGAACGTGCGCGAGGAGTCGATCTACTACATGCCGATCTACGGCAGCGTGCGCCCCGCCTGA
- a CDS encoding M23 family metallopeptidase, with protein MNDQHPHAGHVGHDGESTGSFDTDPLFGVLPDGQDSSYQTGYATGYSGYDTAYATGAPDHSGQYDATQWATGAQQTAPYDAYTPQAQPQQPYDASAAWTSGPGIPAQAGAPDVSGQWDSTAWQQTGGQQTGGQQTGQWAATDTGAFPTTTFSTASYETGSYDLRTHDTGAHDTGAYGTASYETGAYDTGTYDTGSYATTTAYGTGTYDSGTYDATAWNSGATPGSAPYEPEQTSYSLYEQRTASTGTAGVPSEALPEAPATAEFAVLESEAPESATSGSGTDGYRAEEYEAAEYGPDEYRADGPGPGIDKLGTVTMERAVDSPRPVARSASRSRARRRSPAKRSALLTVAVPSACVMSVAGIAAASVGGLGETEKRQDDTISMAVADPSTVKPVAANNKLDTQLARLSADADDFRDRASRTQERIDLKERQAAEKKKRAEEAARREALRPKFVLPVKQHGLSAYYGQAGVNWMSVHTGIDFPVGYGTPVMAATDGTVRTQLNSAYGNMVIVTMADGTETWYCHLSSTRIRSGPVKAGDVIGYAGDSGNSTGAHLHFEVRPGGGSAIDPLAWLRSHGLNPT; from the coding sequence GTGAACGACCAGCACCCCCACGCCGGACACGTCGGACACGACGGTGAGTCAACCGGCAGCTTCGACACCGATCCGCTCTTCGGTGTACTTCCGGACGGTCAAGACAGCAGTTACCAGACGGGCTACGCGACCGGGTACAGCGGCTACGACACCGCGTACGCCACCGGGGCACCGGACCACAGCGGCCAGTACGACGCCACCCAGTGGGCCACGGGCGCGCAGCAGACCGCCCCGTACGACGCCTACACCCCGCAGGCGCAGCCCCAGCAGCCGTACGACGCTTCGGCCGCCTGGACCTCCGGGCCGGGAATCCCGGCGCAGGCGGGCGCCCCCGATGTCTCGGGCCAGTGGGACAGCACCGCCTGGCAGCAGACCGGCGGGCAGCAAACCGGCGGGCAGCAGACCGGCCAGTGGGCGGCGACCGACACGGGCGCGTTCCCCACCACGACCTTCAGCACCGCGTCGTACGAGACGGGTTCCTACGACCTCCGTACGCACGACACGGGCGCGCACGACACGGGCGCGTACGGGACCGCTTCGTACGAGACGGGTGCGTACGACACCGGGACCTACGACACGGGTTCCTACGCGACGACGACGGCCTACGGCACCGGAACGTACGACTCCGGCACCTACGACGCCACCGCCTGGAACTCCGGCGCCACGCCCGGGAGCGCGCCGTACGAGCCAGAACAGACGTCCTACTCCCTGTACGAACAGCGGACGGCCTCCACCGGGACGGCCGGAGTGCCGTCGGAGGCACTGCCCGAGGCGCCGGCGACGGCGGAGTTCGCCGTCCTGGAGTCCGAGGCGCCGGAGTCCGCGACCAGCGGGTCCGGCACCGACGGATACCGGGCGGAGGAGTACGAGGCGGCCGAGTACGGGCCGGACGAGTACAGGGCGGACGGCCCCGGCCCCGGCATCGACAAGCTCGGCACCGTCACCATGGAGCGCGCCGTCGACTCCCCCCGGCCGGTGGCCCGCTCCGCTTCGCGCAGCCGCGCGCGGCGCCGTTCCCCCGCCAAGCGGTCCGCACTCCTCACCGTCGCCGTCCCCTCCGCCTGCGTCATGAGCGTCGCGGGCATCGCGGCCGCCTCCGTCGGCGGACTCGGCGAGACCGAGAAGCGGCAGGACGACACCATCTCGATGGCGGTCGCCGACCCCAGCACCGTCAAGCCCGTCGCCGCGAACAACAAGCTGGACACCCAGCTCGCCCGGCTCAGCGCCGATGCCGACGACTTCCGGGACCGCGCCAGCCGCACCCAGGAGCGCATCGACCTGAAGGAGCGGCAGGCCGCCGAGAAGAAGAAGCGCGCGGAGGAGGCGGCACGCCGTGAGGCGCTGCGCCCCAAGTTCGTCCTGCCGGTCAAGCAGCACGGACTCAGCGCCTACTACGGCCAGGCGGGCGTCAACTGGATGTCCGTCCACACGGGCATCGACTTCCCCGTCGGGTACGGCACTCCGGTGATGGCCGCGACCGACGGCACCGTGCGCACCCAGTTGAACAGCGCCTACGGCAACATGGTGATCGTGACCATGGCCGATGGCACCGAGACCTGGTACTGCCACCTCAGCAGCACCAGGATCCGCTCGGGCCCGGTGAAGGCCGGTGATGTCATCGGGTACGCCGGGGATTCGGGCAACTCGACCGGCGCGCACCTGCACTTCGAGGTCCGGCCCGGCGGCGGCTCGGCGATCGACCCGCTGGCGTGGCTCCGCAGCCACGGACTCAACCCGACCTGA
- a CDS encoding SWIM zinc finger family protein — MLRSHGGEPSRADGPVARWTVEQVLALAPDDASRKAGSRLGSAGPWSDGGFDGSGAVWGLCKGSGGKPYRTVIDTTGPAYRCSCPSRKFPCKHALGLLLLWAGGDAAIRPGEAAEWAGEWLRGRRVRAAEKGPPASDAAPGPADPEAVRKRAERRAERITGGAEELEQRLADVLRGGLASADRAGYGLWEETAARMVDAQAPGLASRVRELGAIPASGPGWPVRLLEECALLHLLDTAWLGLDRLPDRLAATVRTRVGLPAAAEGLPVRDHWLVLAQYDIPDGKIVARRIWLYGRESGRTALLLSFGAPGRSPGQALPVGVTLEAELTPYPGSGQPRAELGRQFGAPTPSGTPPPGAGTAAALAAYGDALRHDPWLEACPVTLRDVIPVPSGDGWQLADARAESAVPVAPAALSRPGLWKLVALSGGGPVTVFGEIGHRGFDPLAAWTTGAGNDPGGGSRSGGGEEPVPLI; from the coding sequence ATGCTGCGATCTCACGGGGGAGAACCCTCGCGCGCCGACGGCCCGGTGGCGCGCTGGACGGTGGAGCAGGTACTGGCCCTGGCTCCTGACGACGCCTCGCGCAAGGCGGGGAGCAGGCTCGGTTCGGCTGGGCCGTGGTCGGACGGCGGTTTCGACGGTTCGGGTGCGGTGTGGGGGCTGTGCAAGGGGAGCGGGGGCAAGCCGTATCGGACGGTGATCGACACCACCGGCCCGGCGTACAGATGCAGTTGCCCGAGCCGCAAGTTCCCGTGCAAGCACGCGCTGGGGCTGTTGCTGCTCTGGGCGGGCGGCGATGCGGCGATCCGGCCGGGGGAAGCCGCCGAGTGGGCCGGTGAGTGGCTCCGGGGACGTCGCGTGCGCGCGGCGGAGAAGGGCCCTCCGGCGTCGGACGCGGCACCGGGCCCGGCCGATCCGGAGGCCGTCAGGAAGCGCGCGGAGCGCCGGGCCGAGCGGATCACCGGCGGTGCCGAGGAGTTGGAGCAGCGCCTCGCCGATGTGCTGCGAGGGGGACTCGCGTCGGCCGACCGGGCGGGGTACGGACTCTGGGAGGAGACCGCGGCCCGCATGGTCGACGCCCAGGCCCCGGGACTGGCCTCCCGGGTGCGGGAGTTGGGGGCGATACCCGCTTCCGGTCCCGGCTGGCCGGTACGGCTGCTGGAGGAGTGCGCGCTGCTCCATCTGCTGGACACGGCCTGGCTGGGGCTGGACCGGCTGCCGGACCGCCTGGCCGCGACCGTGCGGACGAGAGTGGGGCTGCCCGCCGCCGCCGAAGGACTCCCGGTCCGTGACCACTGGCTGGTCCTGGCGCAGTACGACATCCCGGACGGCAAGATCGTCGCCCGCCGGATCTGGCTGTACGGGCGGGAGTCGGGCCGCACCGCGCTGCTGCTCTCCTTCGGGGCGCCGGGGCGCTCTCCCGGCCAGGCCCTGCCCGTGGGCGTCACGCTGGAGGCGGAGCTCACGCCGTATCCGGGGTCCGGGCAGCCGAGGGCGGAGCTGGGCCGTCAGTTCGGCGCACCGACACCGTCGGGGACCCCTCCGCCGGGAGCCGGTACGGCCGCCGCGCTCGCCGCGTACGGGGACGCCCTGCGGCACGATCCCTGGCTGGAGGCCTGCCCCGTCACCCTGCGCGATGTCATACCCGTGCCGTCCGGGGACGGTTGGCAACTGGCCGACGCGCGGGCCGAGTCCGCCGTGCCCGTGGCACCGGCCGCGCTGTCCCGGCCCGGCCTGTGGAAGCTGGTCGCGCTCTCCGGCGGTGGCCCGGTCACCGTGTTCGGTGAGATCGGCCACCGGGGCTTCGACCCGCTGGCGGCCTGGACCACGGGCGCAGGCAACGACCCCGGCGGCGGGAGCCGGAGTGGGGGCGGCGAGGAACCCGTACCGCTCATCTGA
- a CDS encoding DUF5691 domain-containing protein has protein sequence MSAPTDTTASASAAAAAPTAWEDLVTSALLGTDRRPPVLPGGGPAREDSAATAPAALLDAAALHTVRRRAGLLPARPGARPAPAAADARPPLPAAARRRLAQLLADRAAPSGGGRRGTTPDLTELIPQWLATANLRGFRAPAALLPPLLDAARARTDLRPQALTFAGPLGLWLAGLNPEWKFALRGSSGGSPRPDTTDPQAVRLLWEEGLFAERVALLDAVRAQDPGAALALLATTWSTERAEDRLMFLDSLRTGLSGADEPFLEQALSDRSRNVRSTAAELLSALPDSALAGRMAARATSCVNPDRTGGGASIAVEAPHECDSGMQRDGVAPLPPAGRGERSWWLGQLVEAAPLTVWRQQFGGRTAHEIVALPVADDWAGELHAAWCRAAVRQRDAEWARALLGAPSTPPSNGPGTASLAERSKLLVTLPGAERAGWVADFIAAHGLSEAFQLLGVCAVPWAGPLGRSVVDALDIARDAGSYPWSFSGVMGLAERCLDPVEADRLEVLTATQDEPEGASPGAGGYWSEAFQRLVSTLRLRAAMDAELA, from the coding sequence ATGTCCGCGCCGACGGACACGACCGCGTCCGCGTCCGCAGCCGCAGCCGCGCCCACGGCGTGGGAGGACCTGGTCACCTCGGCACTGCTGGGCACCGACCGCCGGCCCCCGGTCCTCCCCGGGGGCGGCCCCGCTCGGGAGGACAGCGCCGCGACCGCTCCGGCCGCGCTGCTGGACGCCGCCGCACTGCACACCGTGCGGCGCAGGGCCGGGCTGCTGCCCGCGCGTCCGGGCGCCCGGCCCGCCCCCGCGGCCGCCGACGCGCGCCCGCCGCTGCCCGCGGCGGCCCGCCGCAGGCTCGCCCAGCTGCTCGCCGACCGTGCCGCACCGTCCGGCGGCGGACGGCGCGGCACGACGCCCGACCTCACCGAACTCATCCCGCAGTGGCTGGCCACCGCCAATCTGCGCGGTTTCCGCGCCCCGGCGGCGCTGCTGCCGCCGTTGCTGGACGCGGCGCGGGCCCGTACGGATCTGCGCCCGCAGGCCCTCACCTTCGCCGGGCCTCTCGGCCTGTGGCTGGCCGGGCTGAACCCGGAGTGGAAGTTCGCCCTGCGCGGCTCCTCCGGCGGCTCTCCGCGCCCCGACACCACGGATCCGCAGGCGGTGCGCCTGCTGTGGGAGGAGGGCCTGTTCGCGGAGCGGGTCGCGCTGCTGGACGCCGTACGGGCGCAGGACCCCGGCGCCGCGCTCGCCCTGCTGGCCACCACCTGGTCCACCGAGCGGGCCGAGGACCGGCTGATGTTCCTCGACTCGCTGCGGACCGGTCTGTCCGGCGCGGACGAACCCTTCCTGGAACAGGCACTGTCCGACCGCAGCCGCAATGTCCGGTCGACCGCCGCCGAACTCCTGTCCGCGCTGCCCGATTCCGCGCTGGCCGGGCGGATGGCGGCCCGTGCCACCTCATGCGTGAATCCCGACCGTACGGGCGGCGGGGCCTCCATCGCCGTGGAGGCCCCGCACGAGTGCGACAGCGGGATGCAGCGCGACGGTGTGGCGCCACTCCCGCCGGCCGGACGCGGGGAACGGTCCTGGTGGCTCGGCCAGCTGGTGGAGGCGGCCCCGCTGACTGTCTGGCGCCAGCAGTTCGGGGGGCGTACGGCGCACGAGATCGTGGCCCTGCCCGTCGCCGACGACTGGGCCGGGGAACTGCACGCGGCCTGGTGCCGGGCAGCGGTGCGGCAGAGGGACGCGGAGTGGGCCCGCGCGCTGCTCGGCGCCCCCTCGACACCCCCGTCCAACGGCCCCGGGACGGCCTCGCTCGCCGAGCGGTCGAAGCTCCTGGTCACCCTGCCCGGCGCCGAACGCGCGGGGTGGGTCGCGGATTTCATCGCCGCGCACGGACTGTCCGAGGCCTTCCAGCTGCTCGGGGTCTGCGCGGTGCCGTGGGCCGGGCCCCTCGGCCGTTCGGTGGTCGACGCGCTCGACATCGCCCGGGACGCGGGGAGTTACCCCTGGAGCTTCAGCGGGGTGATGGGGCTCGCCGAGCGCTGTCTGGACCCCGTGGAGGCGGATCGCCTGGAGGTCCTCACAGCCACCCAGGACGAGCCGGAAGGCGCGTCACCGGGGGCGGGCGGCTACTGGTCGGAGGCCTTCCAGCGGCTGGTCTCCACGCTGCGCCTGCGGGCGGCGATGGATGCCGAACTGGCCTGA
- a CDS encoding MmpS family transport accessory protein has translation MNRSISTTRMSRTARTAAGAVAVAGLVFGLGACSSETVDKAVDKAVDKTVTEKYEVTYEVTGTGVDEIQFHGGEGEAMEPKLETVKAPTLPWKKTVTLTGIMPPAVMPFALEAGGADVTCTITYKGKVIKEAKGEGMLAAGGCVAVSPIVG, from the coding sequence ATGAACCGCTCCATCAGCACCACCCGCATGTCCCGCACCGCCCGTACCGCGGCCGGAGCCGTCGCGGTCGCCGGTCTCGTGTTCGGTCTCGGCGCCTGCTCCTCCGAGACGGTCGACAAGGCCGTCGACAAGGCGGTCGACAAGACCGTGACCGAGAAGTACGAGGTCACCTACGAGGTCACCGGCACGGGCGTCGACGAGATCCAGTTCCACGGCGGCGAGGGCGAGGCCATGGAGCCGAAGCTCGAAACGGTCAAGGCGCCCACGCTGCCGTGGAAGAAGACCGTGACGCTGACCGGCATCATGCCGCCCGCCGTCATGCCGTTCGCGCTGGAGGCCGGTGGCGCCGACGTCACCTGCACCATCACGTACAAGGGCAAGGTCATCAAGGAGGCCAAGGGCGAGGGCATGCTCGCGGCCGGCGGCTGCGTCGCCGTGTCCCCGATCGTCGGCTGA
- the pcrA gene encoding DNA helicase PcrA, with protein MSSLFDDSFLTGLQHSEEGPPPPPEDHAPEAVPEGLFEGVFDAPPPPRDGYYRDGAPRPVIDAAALLDGLNTEQRAAVVHAGSPLLIVAGAGSGKTRVLTHRIAHLLAERGVHPGQILAITFTNKAAGEMKERVEQLVGPRANAMWVMTFHSACVRILRRESKKLGFTSSFSIYDAADSKRLMALVCRDLDLDPKRYPPKSFTAKVSNLKNELIDEETFAGQAADGFEKTLAQAYALYQARLREANALDFDDIIMTTVHLLQAFPDVAEHYRRRFRHVLVDEYQDTNHAQYTLVRELVGPSGEADAPAELCVVGDADQSIYAFRGATIRNILQFEEDYPNATTILLEQNYRSTQTILSAANAVIERNESRRPKNLWTNAGSGARITGYVADTEHDEAQFVADEIDRLTDAGDAKAGDVAVFYRTNAQSRVFEEIFIRVGLPYKVVGGVRFYERKEVRDVLAYLRVLANPEDTVPLRRILNVPKRGIGDRAEAMIDALSLREKISFPQALRRVDEAYGMAARSANAVKRFNTLMEELRTIVESGAGPAVVLEAVLERTGYLAELQASTDPQDETRIENLQELAAVALEFEQERGDEEGAGTLAEFLEKVALVADSDQIPDEDEDGSGVITLMTLHTAKGLEFPVVFLTGMEDGVFPHMRALGQTKELEEERRLAYVGITRARERLYLTRAAMRSAWGQPSYNPPSRFLEEIPDQHLEWKRKGPMAAPAGPTSGITSSLSSSRSRSGPSGFATRRSSDKPVVTLVVGDRVTHDQFGLGTVTAVEGFGDQAKATVDFGDERPKKLLLRYAPVEKL; from the coding sequence ATGAGCAGCCTCTTTGACGACAGCTTCCTGACCGGCCTCCAGCACTCGGAGGAAGGGCCCCCGCCGCCTCCCGAGGACCACGCACCCGAAGCGGTGCCGGAGGGTCTCTTCGAGGGCGTCTTCGACGCGCCCCCGCCGCCCCGCGACGGCTATTACCGGGACGGTGCCCCGCGGCCGGTCATCGACGCCGCCGCGCTGCTCGACGGGCTGAACACCGAGCAGCGCGCCGCCGTGGTGCACGCCGGTTCGCCGCTGCTCATCGTCGCCGGGGCCGGCTCGGGCAAGACCCGGGTGCTGACCCACCGGATCGCCCATCTGCTCGCGGAGCGCGGTGTGCACCCCGGCCAGATCCTCGCGATCACCTTCACCAACAAGGCCGCGGGCGAGATGAAGGAGCGTGTCGAGCAGCTCGTCGGCCCGCGCGCCAACGCCATGTGGGTCATGACCTTCCACAGCGCGTGCGTACGGATCCTGCGCCGCGAGTCGAAGAAGCTCGGCTTCACCTCGTCGTTCTCGATCTACGACGCCGCCGACTCCAAGCGGCTGATGGCCCTGGTCTGCCGCGATCTGGACCTCGACCCCAAGCGCTACCCGCCGAAGTCGTTCACGGCCAAGGTCTCGAACCTGAAGAACGAGCTGATCGACGAGGAGACCTTCGCCGGCCAGGCCGCCGACGGCTTCGAGAAGACACTGGCCCAGGCATACGCGCTGTACCAGGCACGGCTGCGCGAGGCCAACGCCCTGGACTTCGACGACATCATCATGACGACGGTCCACCTGCTCCAGGCGTTCCCCGATGTCGCCGAGCACTACCGCCGCCGCTTCCGCCACGTCCTGGTCGACGAGTACCAGGACACCAACCACGCGCAGTACACCCTCGTGCGCGAGCTGGTGGGCCCGTCCGGCGAGGCGGACGCACCCGCCGAGCTGTGTGTCGTCGGTGACGCGGACCAGTCGATCTACGCCTTCCGGGGCGCGACCATCCGCAACATCCTCCAGTTCGAGGAGGACTACCCCAACGCCACCACGATCCTGCTGGAGCAGAACTACCGCTCCACGCAGACGATCCTCTCCGCCGCCAACGCGGTGATCGAGCGGAACGAGAGCCGCCGCCCCAAGAATCTCTGGACGAACGCCGGCAGTGGCGCCCGGATCACCGGCTATGTCGCCGACACCGAGCACGACGAGGCACAGTTCGTCGCCGACGAGATCGACCGGCTGACGGACGCGGGCGACGCGAAGGCCGGCGATGTCGCCGTCTTCTACCGGACGAACGCCCAGTCACGTGTCTTCGAAGAGATCTTCATCCGCGTCGGGCTGCCCTACAAGGTCGTCGGCGGAGTGCGCTTCTACGAGCGCAAGGAGGTCCGGGACGTCCTGGCCTACCTCAGGGTCCTCGCCAACCCCGAGGACACCGTCCCCCTGCGCCGCATCCTGAACGTGCCCAAGCGGGGCATCGGCGACCGCGCCGAAGCGATGATCGACGCGCTGTCGCTGCGCGAGAAGATCTCCTTCCCGCAGGCGCTGCGCCGCGTCGACGAGGCGTACGGCATGGCGGCCCGCTCGGCCAACGCCGTGAAGCGCTTCAACACGCTCATGGAGGAGCTGCGCACGATCGTCGAGTCCGGTGCCGGACCGGCCGTCGTCCTGGAGGCGGTCCTGGAGCGGACCGGCTATCTCGCCGAGCTCCAGGCCTCCACGGACCCGCAGGACGAGACCCGTATCGAGAACCTCCAGGAGCTCGCCGCCGTCGCCCTCGAATTCGAGCAGGAGCGCGGCGACGAGGAGGGTGCGGGCACCCTCGCCGAGTTCCTGGAGAAGGTCGCGCTGGTCGCCGACTCGGACCAGATCCCGGACGAGGACGAGGACGGCTCCGGCGTCATCACCCTGATGACGCTGCACACGGCCAAGGGCCTCGAATTCCCCGTGGTGTTCCTGACCGGGATGGAGGACGGCGTCTTCCCGCACATGCGGGCCCTCGGCCAGACCAAGGAGCTGGAGGAGGAGCGGCGGCTCGCCTACGTCGGCATCACCCGCGCCCGTGAGCGGCTCTATCTGACCCGGGCCGCGATGCGCAGCGCCTGGGGCCAGCCCTCGTACAACCCGCCGTCGCGCTTCCTGGAGGAGATCCCGGACCAGCACCTGGAGTGGAAGCGGAAGGGGCCGATGGCGGCTCCGGCCGGTCCGACCTCGGGCATCACGTCCTCGCTGTCCTCGTCCCGCTCGCGCTCCGGCCCGTCCGGCTTCGCGACCCGTCGCAGCTCGGACAAGCCGGTGGTCACGCTGGTGGTGGGGGACCGGGTCACGCACGACCAGTTCGGTCTGGGCACGGTGACGGCCGTAGAGGGCTTCGGGGACCAGGCGAAGGCCACGGTGGACTTCGGCGACGAGCGGCCCAAGAAGCTGCTCCTGCGGTACGCGCCGGTCGAGAAGCTGTAG
- a CDS encoding cobalamin B12-binding domain-containing protein, with protein MGVTGPIRVVVAKPGLDGHDRGAKVIARALRDAGMEVIYTGLHQTPEQIVDTAIQEDADAIGLSILSGAHNTLFAKVIELLKEREAEDIKVFGGGIIPEADIAPLKEQGVAEIFTPGATTASIVTWVNANVRQPAQA; from the coding sequence ATGGGTGTGACCGGTCCGATTCGTGTGGTGGTGGCCAAGCCGGGACTCGACGGCCACGACCGTGGAGCCAAGGTGATCGCGCGGGCGCTGCGGGATGCCGGTATGGAGGTCATCTATACCGGGCTGCACCAGACCCCTGAGCAGATCGTGGACACGGCGATCCAGGAGGACGCCGACGCGATCGGTCTCTCGATCCTTTCCGGGGCGCACAACACGCTCTTCGCGAAGGTGATCGAACTGTTGAAGGAGCGCGAAGCGGAGGACATCAAGGTGTTCGGCGGCGGCATCATTCCCGAGGCGGACATCGCGCCGCTGAAGGAGCAGGGTGTCGCGGAGATCTTCACTCCCGGCGCGACGACGGCCTCCATCGTCACCTGGGTGAACGCCAACGTCCGTCAGCCCGCACAAGCCTGA
- a CDS encoding AAA family ATPase gives MTVPETTGTTAAEVLRPHAEDAFADELKALAAADDRPRPVRWRLSPWAVATYLLGGTLPDGTVITPKYVGPRRLVEVAVTTLATDRALLLLGVPGTAKTWVSEHLAAAVSGDSTLLVQGTAGTPEEAVRYGWNYAQLLAHGPSREALVPSPLMRAMSTGMTARVEELTRIPADVQDALITILSEKTLPVPELGQEVQAVRGFNLIATANDRDRGVNELSSALRRRFNTVVLPLPATPDAEVDIVSRRVDQIGRSLDLPAAPEGMAEIRRVVTVFRELRDGVTTDGRTKLKSPSGTLSTAEAISVVTNGLALAAHFGDGILRPGDVASGILGAVVRDPAADRVVWQEYLETVVRERDGWKDFYRACREVSV, from the coding sequence ATGACCGTGCCCGAAACCACCGGAACCACCGCGGCCGAGGTCCTGCGGCCGCATGCCGAGGACGCGTTCGCCGACGAGCTCAAGGCCCTGGCCGCTGCCGACGACCGGCCCCGGCCCGTCCGCTGGCGCCTCTCGCCGTGGGCCGTCGCCACCTATCTGCTGGGCGGGACACTCCCCGACGGGACGGTGATCACGCCGAAGTACGTGGGCCCGCGCCGCCTCGTGGAAGTCGCCGTGACCACGCTCGCCACCGACCGTGCCCTCCTGCTCCTCGGTGTCCCCGGCACCGCCAAGACCTGGGTGTCCGAGCACCTCGCCGCGGCCGTCAGCGGCGATTCGACCCTGCTCGTCCAGGGCACCGCCGGGACACCCGAGGAAGCCGTCCGCTACGGCTGGAACTACGCGCAGCTGCTCGCCCACGGCCCCAGCCGGGAGGCGCTGGTGCCCAGCCCGCTCATGCGGGCCATGTCCACGGGCATGACCGCCCGGGTCGAGGAACTGACCCGTATCCCCGCCGATGTGCAGGACGCGCTCATCACGATCCTGTCCGAGAAGACACTCCCCGTCCCCGAACTGGGCCAGGAGGTACAGGCGGTCCGGGGCTTCAACCTGATCGCCACGGCCAACGACCGGGACCGCGGGGTCAACGAGCTCTCCAGCGCGCTGCGCCGCCGGTTCAACACCGTCGTCCTGCCCCTGCCCGCGACACCCGACGCCGAGGTGGACATCGTGTCCCGCCGCGTCGACCAGATCGGCCGCTCGCTCGACCTTCCGGCGGCTCCCGAGGGCATGGCCGAGATCCGGCGTGTGGTGACGGTCTTCCGCGAACTGCGCGACGGCGTCACCACCGATGGGCGCACCAAGCTCAAGTCCCCCTCCGGGACGCTCTCCACGGCCGAGGCCATCTCCGTCGTGACGAACGGTCTCGCCCTCGCCGCCCACTTCGGCGACGGCATCCTGCGCCCCGGCGACGTCGCCTCCGGAATCCTCGGCGCGGTCGTCCGGGACCCGGCGGCCGACCGCGTGGTCTGGCAGGAGTATCTGGAGACCGTGGTCCGTGAGCGGGACGGCTGGAAGGACTTCTACCGCGCCTGCCGCGAGGTCTCCGTATGA